The following coding sequences lie in one Rutidosis leptorrhynchoides isolate AG116_Rl617_1_P2 chromosome 4, CSIRO_AGI_Rlap_v1, whole genome shotgun sequence genomic window:
- the LOC139843467 gene encoding sphingosine kinase 2-like isoform X1, whose protein sequence is MDQQMLLYAEVIINNGKTALTLTTDGILRWYDPGNILRCLSVEKEVLGVSIVDQKIIIRSFAETESGGFCLGSSQRSLVRKSFVFEALTDDSLRNLYDTFQRYIDSLGRPKRLFIFVNPFGGKKSASKVFTHDVKPLLEDANIEYTLQETEYQLHAKEVSHKLDLTKYDGILCVSGDGILVEVVNGLLEREDWQAALKMAIGVIPAGTGNGMIKSLLDSVGQPCTAAYAMLAAIRGHKRSLDVATIWQGETRFFSVLMLAWGLIADIDIESEKYRWMGSSRMDFYALQRILRLRKYNGCISFVPAPGFEDVGEPMSLGVESCIEPLKACEHGYQGPNKVDLERLRWRKLNGPFISIWLHNVPWGAEHTMAAPDAKFDDGYIDLIVMRDCPKLALVSLMSEMNNGKHVRSPHVVYIKVKAVVLEPGSRTNDSTKEGIIDSDGEVLARGKGTYKCHLKSLMVYNKLQIVMDQGLATLFTPV, encoded by the exons ATGGATCAGCAAATGTTACTTTACGCCGAAGTTATAATTAATAACGGGAAAACAGCGTTGACTTTGACCACTGACGGAATACTACGGTGGTATGATCCCGGCAACATCCTCCGATGCCTCTCCGTCGAGAAAGAAGTACTCGGCGTATCAATCGTCGATCAGAAGATCATAATTAGGTCATTTGCTGAGACTGAAAGTGGTGGATTTTGCTTAGGAAGTAGTCAACGGAGTTTGGTGAGGAAGAGCTTCGTGTTCGAGGCGTTAACGGATGATTCGTTGCGGAATTTATACGATACGTTTCAAAGATATATTGATTCGTTAG GCCGGCCAAAGAGACTGTTTATATTTGTTAACCCATTTGGAGGGAAGAAATCTGCTTCCAAGGTTTTTACACATGATGTAAAACCTTTACTCGAGGATGCTAACATCGAATATACTTTACAAG AAACTGAATATCAACTTCATGCGAAGGAAGTTTCTCATAAATTGGATCTTACAAAGTATGATGGTATACTTTGTGTTAGTGGAGATGGGATATTGGTTGAG GTTGTAAATGGATTGCTTGAAAGGGAAGACTGGCAAGCAGCGTTGAAGATGGCTATTGGAGTTATACCAGCAG GTActggaaatggcatgataaaatctCTTCTTGATTCGGTTGGTCAGCCATGTACAGCTGCTTACGCTATGCTTGCAGCAATCCGAG GGCATAAACGCTCTCTGGATGTAGCCACAATCTGGCAAGGGGAGACTAGATTTTTCAGTGTACTAATGCTTGCATGGG GACTGATAGCAGATATAGATATCGAGTCTGAGAAGTATCGGTGGATGGGAAGTTCACGAATGGATTTCTAT GCTCTTCAACGAATTTTAAGACTGCGGAAATATAACGGGTGTATTTCTTTTGTGCCTGCTCCTGGATTTGAAGATGTAGGAGAACCAATGAGTTTAGGGGTTGAATCTTGTATAGAACCTCTTAAAGCTTGTGAGCATGGTTACCAAGGCCCTAATAAGGTTGATTTAGAGAGATTAAGATGGAGAAAGCTTAATGGTCCGTTTATTTCTATTTGGCTTCATAATGTTCCTTGGGGTGCTGAACATACCATGGCTGCACCCGATGCCAAG TTTGATGATGGCTATATTGACTTGATTGTAATGCGGGATTGCCCAAAGTTAGCCTTGGTATCCTTGATGTCTGAAATGAACAATGGAAAACATGTAAGATCACCACATGTCGTCTACATCAAG GTGAAGGCAGTCGTGTTGGAGCCTGGTTCAAGGACGAATGACTCCACAAAGGAAGGGATCATAGATTCAGATGGGGAAGTGTTGGCAAGAGGCAAGGGAACGTATAAGTGTCACTTGAAGTCGTTGATGGTATACAACAAGCTGCAAATAGTCATGGATCAAGGATTGGCTACTTTGTTTACCCCTGTTTGA
- the LOC139843467 gene encoding sphingosine kinase 2-like isoform X2: protein MAIGVIPAGTGNGMIKSLLDSVGQPCTAAYAMLAAIRGHKRSLDVATIWQGETRFFSVLMLAWGLIADIDIESEKYRWMGSSRMDFYALQRILRLRKYNGCISFVPAPGFEDVGEPMSLGVESCIEPLKACEHGYQGPNKVDLERLRWRKLNGPFISIWLHNVPWGAEHTMAAPDAKFDDGYIDLIVMRDCPKLALVSLMSEMNNGKHVRSPHVVYIKVKAVVLEPGSRTNDSTKEGIIDSDGEVLARGKGTYKCHLKSLMVYNKLQIVMDQGLATLFTPV from the exons ATGGCTATTGGAGTTATACCAGCAG GTActggaaatggcatgataaaatctCTTCTTGATTCGGTTGGTCAGCCATGTACAGCTGCTTACGCTATGCTTGCAGCAATCCGAG GGCATAAACGCTCTCTGGATGTAGCCACAATCTGGCAAGGGGAGACTAGATTTTTCAGTGTACTAATGCTTGCATGGG GACTGATAGCAGATATAGATATCGAGTCTGAGAAGTATCGGTGGATGGGAAGTTCACGAATGGATTTCTAT GCTCTTCAACGAATTTTAAGACTGCGGAAATATAACGGGTGTATTTCTTTTGTGCCTGCTCCTGGATTTGAAGATGTAGGAGAACCAATGAGTTTAGGGGTTGAATCTTGTATAGAACCTCTTAAAGCTTGTGAGCATGGTTACCAAGGCCCTAATAAGGTTGATTTAGAGAGATTAAGATGGAGAAAGCTTAATGGTCCGTTTATTTCTATTTGGCTTCATAATGTTCCTTGGGGTGCTGAACATACCATGGCTGCACCCGATGCCAAG TTTGATGATGGCTATATTGACTTGATTGTAATGCGGGATTGCCCAAAGTTAGCCTTGGTATCCTTGATGTCTGAAATGAACAATGGAAAACATGTAAGATCACCACATGTCGTCTACATCAAG GTGAAGGCAGTCGTGTTGGAGCCTGGTTCAAGGACGAATGACTCCACAAAGGAAGGGATCATAGATTCAGATGGGGAAGTGTTGGCAAGAGGCAAGGGAACGTATAAGTGTCACTTGAAGTCGTTGATGGTATACAACAAGCTGCAAATAGTCATGGATCAAGGATTGGCTACTTTGTTTACCCCTGTTTGA